Proteins encoded in a region of the Lepeophtheirus salmonis chromosome 6, UVic_Lsal_1.4, whole genome shotgun sequence genome:
- the LOC121120165 gene encoding probable ATP-dependent RNA helicase DDX49 codes for MDILGLKPWLLRQCETIGLKAPTPVQQATVSKILKGANGVGIAKTGSGKTAAFALPILDALSEDPYGVFALVLTPTRELAYQIGDTFKILGKPLNVKVSIIVGGRDMVMQGSELSTSPHILIATPGRLADHLQSITSSKLLKKIRFLVIDEADRLLEGGFDEQLSQIFTAIPSERQTLLFTATHTEALKDLIEVNSDKQPFFYREGEDDASSLTVNTLEQYYVLTPADFRDAYLVGVIMKCQEESPNASFIIFVKTCKIAELLSMTLTKLGFSNVSLHSMKPQRERLQSLSRFRSHLAKILIATDVASRGLDIQQVEYVINHNIPTDAKDYVHRVGRTARAGRKGSAISLLTPHDVLLIQSIEEMISSKLSEFKVSDKNITEIVVQVNVTRREQDIKLTEADFDEKRRLNKRKKLIEQGIDPDEFEKEQKKRRRRMQKEEQRERKKKRLENSGDQKSLPLSR; via the exons ACAAGCTACtgtttctaaaattttgaaagggGCTAATGGAGTGGGGATTGCCAAGACTGGCTCTGGGAAAACAGCAGCCTTTGCTCTTCCCATTTTAGATGCGCTTTCCGAGGATCCTTATGGAGTATTTGCTTTAGTTCTCACTCCTACACGTGAATTGGCATATCAAATTGGAGACACGTTCAAGATTCTTGGAAAGCCGCTCAATGTTAAAG TATCGATTATCGTTGGAGGTAGAGATATGGTGATGCAAGGGTCTGAGCTCTCAACCTCGCCTCATATCCTCATTGCTACTCCGGGACGTTTAGCAGATCATTTACAGAGTATAACGAGCTCTAAACTCCTAAAAAAGATTAGGTTTTTGGTGATAGATGAAGCAGATCGCCTCCTTGAAGGAGGATTCGACGAGCAACTCTCACAAATATTTACTGCGATTCCCTCTGAAAGACAGACACTTCTCTTCACGGCTACACATACTGAAGCTCTAAAGGACCTAATAGAGGTTAACAGTGATAAACAACCCTTCTTTTACCGAGAAGGCGAGGACGATGCATCATCTCTGACTGTTAATACCTTGGAGCAATACTATGTACTAACACCCGCTGATTTTCGAGATGCATATCTCGTTGGAGTGATCATGAAATGCCAGGAGGAGTCTCCCAATGCAtcctttataatatttgttaaaaccTGCAAAATAGCAGAGCTACTGAGTATGACCCTTACTAAATTAGGCTTTTCCAACGTTTCCCTCCACTCTATGAAACCTCAAAGAGAACGCCTTCAGTCTCTCTCGCGCTTCAGATCGCACCTTGCTAAGATACTGATTGCTACTGATGTAGCAAGCCGAGGGTTAGATATTCAACAAGTAGAGTATGTCATTAACCACAATATACCTACAGATGCAAAAGATTATGTTCATCGAGTGGGTCGAACGGCTCGTGCAGGACGGAAGGGAAGTGCTATATCCCTTCTTACTCCTCATGACGTTCTACTCATTCAATCCATTGAGGAAATGATTTCATCGAAGCTCTCCGAGTTTAAAGTGAGTGATAAAAACATTACTGAAATAGTCGTACAAGTCAATGTGACGAGGAGAGAGCAAGACATTAAATTAACAGAGGCGGACTTCGACGAAAAGCGGAGActgaataaaagaaagaaactcATTGAGCAAGGGATTGATCCAGATGAGTTTGAGAAAGAGCAAAAGAAGAGACGGAGACGAATGCAGAAAGAGGAACAAagggagagaaagaaaaaaagattggagAACTCAGGGGATCAAAAGAGTTTGCCATTATCTCGCTGA
- the LOC121121063 gene encoding uncharacterized protein, producing METDERCFICATFVNNANQPWSGTIQERMSRLISVNQTVKHSSTIISDILSRILNKTVMQEETICRICFNLLNDIDYHLKEAQEKTDEITCKFLDKEKDPNKYKPQPIITASTEGGTSSTPLKAINASSKKSSSKKRKSESQNGGEADETLTEDEMSVNSLNKNKQKLLISVLHPNKKSRLAASSSKEQKHDEDREGYRNDEEDEDEEDGDQEDEEYVAPPRKHKKSKKKRRKGSSQRKENIENRSEFVTVNMDDLGDLFSKPNEVHIAKKSDPLEEEVKMECTLCEKIFKRKSNLQIHLERVHQVNSHVEFFGEEIPETHCCDLCPREFVNEKSLLQHRAEHTLPPDTSQSNHTTKESSESSKAKCPKCDKTFKRAFNMRIHIDRVHNKSRPFACDVCSKAFATNSDLKQHMNVHGKGKNFKCEDCGREFTNRDSIILHRKQHNQQRTHFCNICHKGFYKASCLTRHTRTHTGEKPFKCEFCGKAFTQSTTVKVHRIKCGKKHDSNEEEDA from the exons ATGGAAACGGATGAAAGATGTTTTATTTGCGCAACTTTTGTGAACAATGCAAATCAACCCTGGTCAGGGACCATTCAAGAAAGAATGAGCCGACTCATTAGTGTTAATCAAACTGTGAAGCACTCATCTACAATCATTTCAGACATTTTAAGTCGAATACTCAATAAAACCGTAATGCAAGAGGAAACGATTTGTCGCATATGCTTTAATCTATTAAATGACATTGACTATCACCTGAAGGAAGCTCAGGAAAAGACGGATGAAATCACGtgtaaatttttagataaagaaaaagatCCTAACAAATACAAGCCTCAACCCATCATCACAGCATCCACCGAAGGGGGGACTAGTAGTACTCCTCTTAAAGCCATCAATGCAAGTTCTAAAAAATCTAgttctaagaaaagaaaatctgaATCTCAGAATGGAGGTGAGGCTGATGAAACCCTAACTGAGGATGAAATGTCCGTCAATTCACTCAATAAGAATAAGCAGAAACTCCTTATATCTGTACTCCatccaaataaaaaatcccGCCTTGCCGCTTCCTCCTCAAAAGAACAGAAGCATGATGAGGATAGAGAGGGCTACAGAAATGATGAAGAGGATGAAGATGAGGAGGACGGAGATCAGGAAGATGAGGAATATGTAGCCCCTCCCCGGaagcataaaaaaagtaaaaaaaaacgaaggaaGGGCTCATCTCAACGAAAAGAAAACATTGAGAACCGTTCTGAATTCGTGACTGTCAATATGGATGATTTGGGGGATTTATTTTCCAAGCCCAATGAGGTTCATATTGCAAAAAAGAGTGATCCTTTAGAAGAAGAGGTTAAAATGGAGTGTACTCTATGTGAAAAGATATTCAAGAGGAAAAGTAATCTCCAAATTCATTTAGAAAGA GTGCATCAAGTTAATAGTCACGTTGAGTTCTTTGGTGAGGAAATACCAGAAACGCATTGCTGTGATCTTTGTCCAAGAGA ATTCGTTAACGAAAAATCCCTTTTACAGCATCGTGCAGAACATACATTACCTCCAGACACATCTCAATCAAATCACACCACAAAGGAATCGAGCGAAAGCTCCAAAGCCAAGTGTCCTAAATGCGACAAGACCTTTAAAAGAGCTTTTAATATGCGGATACATATAGATCGA GTGCATAATAAAAGTCGTCCATTTGCATGCGATGTTTGTAGTAAGGCATTTGCCACAAACTCGGATCTGAAACAGCACATGAATGTCcatggaaaaggaaaaaatttcaaatgcgAAGACTGTGGAAGAGA ATTCACGAATAGAGACTCAATCATCCTGCACCGTAAGCAACATAATCAACAGCGTACGCATTTCTGTAATATTTGTCATAAAGGTTTTTACAAAGCCAGTTGCCTCACACGTCATACTCGAACCCATACTGGAGAAAAACCTTTCAAGTGTGAATTTTGCGGAAAAGCTTTTACACAGTCCACGACGGTTAAGGTCCATAGGATTAAATGTGGGAAAAAACACGACTCAAATGAGGAGGAGGATGCTTGA
- the abo gene encoding DET1 homolog, producing the protein MPNKLNTHKGFYTNVLPNFTVMNVDKPPCYLRKFTPDGKRFIAFSSCQTFLEIYCYNGPASIADLIYNTPDKKIKQVAFNRFFKLGKDKFLNFRQTLIQWRVKLSSNGEQLNRECSLFLDGGKFIIVGSACYLPQEHLTLRQYHKNNESLAPNPRYPLENYTLYCVKTDSGTLIDEVSLNADKVYLSHNQGIYLYNNLLAVLGVQHQTIHLYRMQKGCFIPIVKIGRLLEDDDEYLLSISREHSQKESSINALKHRILVFLYQRAMKSSLDQKHPGELRRFYQYFDQLKGLRIWKMQLIDEDHILLKYASEEVVTHRKSESNSQLSFFVIYDRKNTRILSIYDNNSKELVEIFEQHCDFFRNSSESRVASSPSNNVYAALIQKKFKRTISNAKNGSITEARKRILARLPISAQSCSSSPYLDLFLFSYDEKFVSVMERPKGCGDHPIQFYDRNTGRLMFKIYTGLQNHPSPPTSAKRLVAFVFHPTDPFVISVQRTLLDYVVNFHVRKAGVQGDTSPSFF; encoded by the exons ATGCCAAATAAACTCAATACTCACAAAGGATTCTATACAAATGTATTACCTAACTTTACTGTGATGAATGTGGACAAACCACCttgttatttaagaaaattcacTCCAGATGGAAAACGTTTTATTGCATTTAGTTCATGCCAGACCTTTCTggaaatttattgttataatggGCCTGCCTCCATTGCAGATCTTATCTATAATACACCagacaagaaaataaaacaagtcGCCTTCAATCGTTTTTTCAAGCTAGGAAAGgataagtttttgaattttagaCAGACCTTAATTC AGTGGAGAGTCAAATTAAGTTCCAACGGAGAGCAATTAAATCGTGAGTGTTCTTTATTCTTGGATGGAGGAAAGTTCATCATTGTCGGCTCAGCTTGTTATCTACCACAAGAACATTTAACTCTCCgtcaatatcataaaaataatgaatcctTGGCTCCTAATCCCAGATACCCGTtggaaaattatactttatactgTGTAAAAACAGACTCTGGAACGTTAATTGATGAGGTGTCTCTCAACGCTGACAAAGTGTATTTGAGTCATAACCAAgggatatatttgtataataacttATTAGCTGTTTTAGGCGTTCAGCATCAAACTATTCACCTGTACCGAATGCAAAAGGGCTGCTTTATTCCAATCGTCAAAATCGGGCGTCTTTTAGAAGACGATGATGAATATTTGCTATCCATTTCAAGGGAGCATTCACAAAAGGAGTCCTCTATCAATGCACTCAAGCATCGGATACTAGTGTTTTTATATCAAAGAGCAATGAAATCTTCTTTGGATCAAAAACATCCTGGAGAACTACGGAGATTTTATCAGTATTTCGATCAGTTAAAAGGACTACGAATTTGGAAGATGCAGTTAATAGATGAGGATcatatacttttgaaatatgCGAGTGAAGAGGTTGTTACTCATAGAAAATCGGAATCTAATTCTCAACTCTCTTTCTTTGTGATTTATGATCGAAAAAACACTCGGATCTTGtctatttatgataataatagtaaaGAGCTGGTGGAAATATTTGAGCAACATTGTGACTTTTTTCGGAATTCTTCAGAGTCAAGAGTTGCTTCAAGCCCTTCAAATAATGTCTACGCTGccttaattcaaaaaaagtttaaaagaactatATCAAATGCCAAGAATGGAAGTATTACTGAGGCTAGAAAAAGAATTCTTGCACGATTGCCTATTAGTGCTCAAAGTTGTTCCTCTTCCCCTTATTTAGACCTCTTTCTTTTTAGTTACGATGAAAAGTTTGTGTCAGTCATGGAAAGGCCCAAGGGTTGCGGTGATCACCCTATTCAGTTCTACGATAGAAACACGGGTCGTTTAATGTTTAAGATATACACGGGGCTTCAGAATCATCCTTCACCTCCTACTTCTGCTAAAAGACTTGTTGCCTTTGTATTTCATCCTACAGATCCCTTTGTAATTAGTGTTCAACGAACTCTTTTGGACTATGTCGTTAATTTTCATGTTCGAAAAGCTGGTGTTCAAGGGGACACATCTCCtagtttcttttga
- the LOC121121061 gene encoding tetratricopeptide repeat protein 33-like, with protein MIPFSWKKTQFRVKSRRSPFDDEDVEGLEEGPSTSSKRLALEDPKQLCFRLKEEGIQLALENKLWSAVRTWDRALDIDSSDTELRSRIEEMKAQSFIQLHEWPLAIESARSSLQSGGSNYYPAWQTLGRAHLGTGELSEALAAFSKALHLCPDDVELFSEDFLWALSLKSRHDLHQNSKSESDDSTNTSRDLGNSIQ; from the exons ATGATTCCATTTTCATGGAAAAAGACACAGTTCCGAGTGAAGTCAAGGCGGAGTCCTTTTGACGATGAAGATGTTGAGGGATTAGAGGAAGGTCCATCTACAAGTAGCAAGCGTCTTGCCCTAGAAGATCCAAAGCAACTCTGTTTTCGACTAAAAGAAGAAGGGATTCAACTCGCTTTGGAAAATAAGCTCTGGTCGGCAGTCCGTACGTGGGATAGAGCCCTTGATATCGACTCCTCAGACACGGAGTTGAGGAGTAGGATTGAG GAAATGAAGGCTCAGTCCTTTATTCAGCTCCACGAATGGCCACTTGCAATTGAATCTGCTCGCTCTTCTCTTCAATCTGGAGGCTCAAATTACTATCCTGCATGGCAAACTCTCGGTAGAGCCCATTTAGGTACTGGGGAGTTATCTGAAGCCCTAGCAGCCTTTAGCAAAGCTTTACATCTCTGTCCAGATGACGTAGAATTATTCTCTGAGGACTTCCTTTGGGCTCTCTCTCTTAAAAGTCGACATGACCTTCACCAAAACTCAAAGTCTGAATCTGATGACTCGACTAATACATCGAGAGATTTGGGGAATTCAATTCAATAG